Proteins encoded in a region of the Labrus mixtus chromosome 19, fLabMix1.1, whole genome shotgun sequence genome:
- the LOC132994138 gene encoding beta-1,4-galactosyltransferase 2-like, with protein sequence MLWRLFKIVSLFAFISTACYALFLYKKSRNMDVLTNQHFKAHGNNSFSGLLDKQETRVREFQSNDSKKIEASMVTEASKESDASMENNAAKENEASIGNEVSVKSEAPNAVQEKTQTPAPENKTIGLCPDTPPNLVGALRVEFDNERTLEQVREDVGSGLQMGGRFMPLDCIAQQKVAIIIPFRNRHDHLKHWLYYLHPILMRQQVDYGVYVINQDGEGVFNRAKLMNAGYVEALKEYDYDCFVFSDVDLVPMDDRNLYRCFDSPRHLAVAMDKYDFLLPYSTFFGGVHSMSKEQFLRINGFSNTYWGWSAEDDDIYNRILFRAMKISRPNLIIGRYKMIKHLRDLHNEPNQRNPDKLYNTQWQMEKDGINSLNYTVKEMVKDKMYTFITVDIQAPQ encoded by the exons ATGCTTTGGAGACTCTTTAAAATTGTGTCCCTTTTTGCTTTCATAAGTACGGCATGTTATGCCCTTTTTCTATACAAGAAAAGCAGGAATATGGATGTTTTAACTAACCAGCATTTTAAGGCTCATGGAAACAACAGCTTTTCCGGGCTGTTAGACAAACAGGAGACACGGGTAAGGGAATTTCAGAGTAATGACTCCAAAAAGATTGAAGCCTCCATGGTGACTGAAGCTTCCAAAGAGAGTGATGCCTCGATGGAGAATAatgctgcaaaagaaaatgaagcctCCATTGGTAATGAagtctctgtgaagagtgaagccCCCAATGCTGTCCAAGAGAAGACCCAGACACCAGCCCCTGAGAACAAGACTATTGGACTATGCCCTGATACCCCTCCAAATCTTGTTGGCGCCCTCCGTGTAGAGTTTGATAATGAACGGACATtggaacaggtgagagaggacgTTGGTTCTGGTCTTCAAATGGGAGGCAGGTTTATGCCGCTTGACTGTATCGCCCAACAGAAG GTGGCAATCATCATCCCATTCCGAAATCGCCATGACCACCTGAAGCACTGGCTGTATTACCTCCATCCTATACTGATGCGACAGCAGGTGGACTATGGTGTGTATGTCATCAACCAGGACGGAGAAGGAGTGTTCAACCGGGCAAAACTGATGAATGCAGGCTATGTTGAAGCGCTGAAGGAATATGATTACGATTGCTTCGTCTTCTCTGACGTCGATCTGGTTCCTATGGACGACCGTAATCTCTACCGATGTTTTGATTCTCCCAGACACTTGGCTGTAGCCATGGACAAGTATGACTTCCTATTACCATACAGTACATTCTTTGGTGGGGTTCATTCAATGTCAAAAGAGCAATTCTTGAGAATTAATGGCTTCTCCAACACTTACTGGGGTTGGAGTGCTGAAGATGATGATATATATAATCGGATTTTATTCCGTGCAATGAAAATTTCTCGGCCTAACTTGATAATAGGGAGGTATAAGATGATTAAACATCTGAGAGACTTGCACAATGAGCCAAATCAAAGAAATCCCGATAAATTGTACAACACCCAATGGCAAATGGAAAAAGACGGTATCAATTCCCTCAATTACACAGTCAAGGAGATGGTGAAAgataaaatgtacacatttatcACTGTGGATATTCAGGCTCCACAATAA